The following coding sequences lie in one Anticarsia gemmatalis isolate Benzon Research Colony breed Stoneville strain chromosome 16, ilAntGemm2 primary, whole genome shotgun sequence genomic window:
- the Vps11 gene encoding vacuolar protein sorting 11: MPFLEWRKFVFFNIHERVDNGRIAECLQDTDISVATSGNNHVVLCDVTGWVHLISRNWEITNFKAYELTVTLAQQLPHDPYLVTIGDDEAGVNPLIKVWDLSRNDRHGNPTCARVSRAVPSNHMRPTPATALAVHDNKNLLAVGFQDGSVTLFRGDIARQRSGKMKTLPDSGTSPITGLAFKGADQLFVVSRSYVSVVWLSSERCVTLDAMGAAPLCSVLADKHRLTVASNDALYCYTTEGRGPCYALEGEKVRLDWFRSYLVITTNQTPNKLAASTSTAPAPKSHHITILDIQNKFIVFSKTFDEIDAVLTEWGSIYILTKKKEIFFLEEKDLQSKLSLLFKKNLYDVAIRIASSQHYDAEGLTDIYKQYGDHLYNKGDLKGAIDQYVKTIGWLETYYVIRKYLESRHLESLVQYLEELHKKRCATEDHTTLLLTCYVKIDQHDQQGKLKDFINSKDKAIDFDVEVAIKVVRQVSVDDALSLAANHKRHDWYLKMMIEDKKDFKQALDYIVELEFDDADYYMKKYGHRLMQHEPEESTKFLKLLCTDYKPRSKPLVDETSLSGGVKLPERAQPDDYIHMFLSNSERLIEFLEHMTKNDKDCSKLVYDALIEHYIHVWAKSPENEKKEYEEKVLRVLRDPEANYDKDHMLIICQMLGFQTGVLFLYEENKLWRSQVAVHLRSGDFEAALGVCRRRGALCPRLWLDVLWCPPPPRYLPELLNVIANEKLLSPILVIDCLASTATYTLGDVRKYLTDVLKSETEVINREQQLSSKYRDESERMKEQTASIQNAAVVFQSSRCAACNKTLELPSRHFFCQHSYHQDCFQSYSESETDCPACVSARRRPDPPSHAAEALHSRLHKEHDPYAVVSEYYGRGLFNKLTVVTEGGATEPPAPVPMPVAPAPVATPPAPAQPTYGPGAEAKLRLQEGQSKQIFVANATKQVAPKGTTVVPMAEGKMRLLEQQRYSSSLEANLNKLEPVHRPSPYSSPITAKKRFEDKPRSTGVSPNISAAITNRASKNPFEEDTYDEAKNPFADEATDPTNPFNDDDDYDKNYNPFS, from the exons gaTACAGACATATCTGTAGCAACAAGCGGCAACAACCATGTGGTGTTATGCGATGTCACTGGGTGGGTGCACCTCATCTCTCGCAACTGGGAGATCACCAACTTCAAGGCTTACGAGCTGACTGTGACACTTGCACAGCAGCTTCCACATGATCCTTATCTTGTTACCATTGGA GATGATGAAGCAGGTGTGAACCCTCTCATCAAAGTATGGGACTTATCTCGCAACGACCGGCACGGCAACCCCACGTGTGCGCGGGTCTCACGCGCGGTGCCATCAAACCACATGCGTCCTACACCCGCCACTGCGCTTGCTGTACATGATAATAAG aactTGCTAGCAGTTGGGTTTCAAGATGGTTCCGTAACATTGTTCCGCGGTGACATCGCTCGTCAGCGCAGTGGCAAAATGAAGACGCTACCTGATTCGGGCACCAGCCCTATCACTGGGTTAGCTTTCAA GGGTGCAGACCAGTTGTTCGTGGTGTCCCGCTCGTACGTGTCGGTGGTGTGGCTGAGCTCGGAGCGCTGCGTGACGCTGGACGCGATGGGCGCCGCGCCGCTCTGCTCCGTGCTCGCAGACAAGCACCGCCTCACTGTCGCCAGCAACGAC GCTCTATACTGCTACACAACCGAAGGTCGTGGCCCTTGCTACGCGCTAGAAGGCGAGAAAGTCCGCCTCGACTGGTTTCGCTCCTACCTCGTCATCACGACCAACCAGACGCCCAACAAGCTTGCAGCCTCAACCAGCACGGCACCCGCACCTAAatcacatcacatcaccatACTCGACATTCAGAACAAATTCATCGTATTCTCTAAGACTTTTGATGAAATAGACGCAGTTTTAACCGAATGGGGATCTATATACATACTCACTAAGAAGAAAGAGATATTCTTTTTGGAAGAAAAGGATTTGCAGTCGAAATTGTCGTTGTTGTTTAAGAAGAATTTGTACGATGTGGCTATTAGGATAGCGAGCAGCCAGCATTATGATGCGGAGGGACTGACTGATATTTATAAGCAGTATGGTGATCATTTGTATAATAAG GGTGATTTAAAAGGCGCAATAGACCAATACGTAAAAACGATCGGTTGGCTAGAAACCTACTACGTAATTCGCAAGTACCTAGAGTCCCGTCACTTGGAGTCCCTTGTGCAATACCTAGAAGAACTGCACAAGAAGCGATGTGCGACCGAAGACCATACCACGCTCTTACTGACCTGCTATGTGAAGATAGACCAACATGATCAGCAAGGGAAACTGAAGGATTTCATCAACTCGAAGGATAAAGCCATTGATTTTGATGTGGAAGTTGCTATTAAG GTGGTTCGCCAAGTGAGCGTAGACGACGCGCTCTCCCTAGCAGCGAACCACAAACGTCACGACTGGTACCTCAAGATGATGATTGAAGACAAGAAGGACTTCAAGCAAGCGCTCGACTATATCGTAGAGCTCGAGTTTGATGACGCTGACTATTATATGAAGAAGTACGGACATAGGTTGATGCAGCATGAACCTGAGGAGAGTACTAAGTTTTTGAAAT TGTTATGCACGGACTACAAACCCCGCAGCAAGCCTCTCGTCGACGAGACCTCCCTCTCAGGCGGCGTGAAGCTCCCGGAGCGAGCGCAACCGGACGACTACATACACATGTTCCTGAGCAACTCGGAACGACTCATTGAGTTCCTAGAACACATGACCAAGAACGACAAAGACTGTTCTAAGCTTGTGTACGATGCGCTTATTGAACATTATATACATGTGTG GGCGAAATCTCCTGAAAACGAGAAGAAAGAGTACGAAGAGAAGGTACTACGTGTGTTGCGTGATCCTGAAGCGAATTACGACAAAGATCACATGCTGATCATCTGTCAGATGTTGGGCTTCCAGACCGGCGTGCTGTTTCTTTATGAGGAAAATAAACT ctggcggTCGCAAGTGGCCGTGCACCTCCGCAGCGGCGACTTCGAGGCCGCACTGGGCGTGTgccggcggcgcggcgcgctgTGCCCGCGCCTGTGGCTGGACGTGCTGTggtgcccgccgccgccgcgataCCTGCCCGAACTGCTCAATGTTATCG CCAATGAAAAGCTACTATCGCCTATTCTCGTCATCGACTGCCTCGCGAGCACTGCCACATACACTCTTGGTGACGTTCGCAA GTACTTAACAGACGTACTCAAATCTGAGACAGAGGTAATAAACCGTGAACAGCAGTTATCGTCGAAGTACCGCGACGAGAGCGAGCGCATGAAGGAGCAGACGGCGTCGATACAGAACGCGGCCGTCGTGTTCCAGTCGTCGCGCTGTGCCGCCTGCAATAAGACCCTCGAACTGCCTAGCAGACACTTCTTCTGTCAGCATTCTTACCATCAAGA TTGTTTCCAGTCGTACAGCGAGTCAGAGACGGACTGTCCGGCGTGTGTGTCTGCGCGGCGCCGCCCCGACCCCCCCTCACACGCCGCCGAGGCGCTGCACTCGCGCCTGCACAAGGAACATGACCC CTACGCAGTGGTATCAGAGTACTACGGCCGCGGTCTCTTCAACAAGCTGACCGTAGTAACAGAGGGTGGGGCCACAGAGCCGCCCGCCCCCGTGCCCATGCCCGTAGCACCCGCACCCGTGGCCACGCCCCCTGCGCCCGCACAACCCACCTACGGGCCTGGCGCTGAAGCCAAGCTCAGGCTGCAAGAGGGACAGAGTAAACAAA TATTCGTCGCAAACGCAACAAAGCAAGTTGCACCAAAAGGCACTACAGTCGTCCCAATGGCGGAAGGCAAGATGCGTCTCCTCGAACAGCAACGATACAGTTCCAGCCTTGAAGCTAACTTGAACAAACTAGAACCAGTCCATAGACCGTCCCCTTACTCCTCCCCTATCACAGCCAAGAAACGTTTTGAAGACAAACCTAGGAGTACAGGGGTTTCCCCTAATATTTCTGCGGCTATTACTAATAGGGCTAGTAAGAATCCGTTTGAAGAAGACACGTACGATGAAGCGAAAAACCCTTTTGCGGATGAAGCCACAGATCCTACCAATCCttttaatgatgatgatgattatgataaaaattataatccATTTTCGTGA